The sequence CAGATGGCTCCGCAGGGCCCCGGCCCGATGGGGCAGCAGGGTCCCGGCCCCATGGGCCAGCAGGGTCCCGGTCCGATGGGCCAGGGTCCGATGGGTGGCCCGCAGGGCCCGATGGGCCAGCCGCAGCAGCAGATGGTCGGCCCGCTCGGCCACGGCGGCCCGCAGCTGCCGCAGCCCGGCCAGGGTCCCGGTGGCGACAGCGCCGCGCGTGTCCTCTCGCTCGCCCAGCAGACCGCCGACCAGGCGATCGCCGAGGCGCGTTCCGAGGCCAACAAGATCGTCGGTGAGGCCCGCAGCCGCGCCGAAGGTCTGGAGCGCGACGCCCGTGCCAAGGCGGACGCCCTGGAGCGGGACGCGCAGGAGAAGCACCGCGTCGCGATGGGCTCCCTGGAGTCCGCCCGCGCCACGCTGGAGCGCAAGGTCGAGGACCTGCGCGGCTTCGAGCGCGAGTACCGGACGCGACTGAAGTCGTACCTGGAGTCGCAGCTGCGCCAGCTGGAGACGCAGTCGGACGACTCGCTCGCCCCGCCGCGTGTCTCCTCGACGCCGTCGCTGCCGCCGTCCCCCTCGCCCTCCATGGCCCCGGCCGGTGCGCCGTCCTTCGGCGGCGGGCACAACGGTCCCGGCCCGATGGGTGGCCCCACGCCGCCTTCGGCCGGTCCCTCGTACGGGGGCGGGCAGCAGCAGATGTCCCCGGCGATGACGCAGCCGATGGCGCCGGTACGGCCGCAGGCGCCGCAGCCGATGCAGCAGGCTCCGTCGCCGATGCGGGGATTCCTGATCGACGAGGACGACAACTGAGCCGACCGCCGCTGCGTGAGGCGGAGTCGGTCGGCGTTCCCACCGGGCCCCCAGGTCTTTGACCTGGGGGCCCGGTGGCGTTTCGTGGCGCCGGGAGCGGGGGCCGTTGCGGGGCTCCGCCCCGGACCCCGCTCCTCGATCGCCGGAGGGGCTTGATTCATGGGGCTCCGCCCCACGCCCCCTCCGGCGACCAGCGGCTCAGCCCACCTTGTGCAGCGCGAACGTCAGCCCGAGACCCGCGTCCTCGAAGGGCTTGCCGTAGAGCTCCGTCGGCTCGCCCTCCGCGTAGTCCGTGGCCAGGACCTCGTCCGCGATCAGTGCCGCGTGCTCGCGCAGGGCCTCGGCCAGGGCCGGGTCCTGGGTCGTCCAGCGCAGGGCGATGCGGTCGGCCACGTCGAGTCCGCTGTTCTTGCGGGCCTCCTGGACGAGGCGGATCGCGTCGCGGGCCAGGCCGGCGCGGCGCAGTTCCTCGGTGATCTCCAGGTCGAGGGCGACCGTGGCGCCCGCCTCCGAGGCGACCGCCCAGCCCTCGCGCGGGGTCTCCGTCAGGAAGACCTCCTCGGGGGAGAGGGCCACCTCGGCGCCGTCCACGAGGACCGTCGCCGTGCCCGTCTCGCGCAGGGACGCCGAGAGCGCCGCCGCGTCCGCGTCGGCGACCGCCTTCGCGACCGCCTGCACGCCCTTGCCGAACCGCTTGCCGAGCGCACGGAAGTTCGCCTTCGCGCTCGTGTCCACGAGGGAGGCGCCGACCTCGCCGAGCGAGGCGAGCCCCGCGACGTTCAGCTCCTCCGCGATCTGCGCCCGCAGCTCCTCGCCCAGCGTCTCGAAGCCCGTCGCCGCGATGAGCGCGCGGCTCAGCGGCTGCCGGGTCTTGACGCCGGACTCGGCGCGCGTCGCGCGGCCCAGCTCCACGAGCCGCCGCACGAGCGCCATCTGCCGCGACAGCTCCTCGTCCACGGCCCCGGAATCCGCTTCGGGCCAGCTCGCCATGTGCACCGACTCCGGTGCCGAGGCGTCCACGGAGACCACGAGGTCCTGCCAGACCCGCTCCGTGACGAAGGGGACGAGCGGGGCCATGAGCCGCGTGACCGTCTCGACGACCTCGTGCAGGGTGCGCAGCGCCGCCTTGTCGCCCTGCCAGAAGCGGCGGCGCGAGCGGCGCACGTACCAGTTGGAGAGGTCGTCGACGAAGGCGGAGAGGAGCTGCCCGGTGCGGTGGGTGTCGTACGACTCCAGCGCCTCGGTGACCCCGGCGGTGAGCTTGTGCAGCTCGGACAGGAGCCAGCGGTCGATGACGGGGCGCTCGGCGGGGGCCGGGTCGGCGGCCGAGGGCGCCCAGTGCGACGTCCGGGCGTACAGGGCCTGGAAGGCCACGGTGTTCCAGTACGTGAGGAGCGTCTTGCGGACGACCTCCTGGATCGTGCCGTGCCCGACGCGGCGTGCCGCCCAGGGCGAGCCGCCCGCGGCCATGAACCAGCGCACCGCGTCGGCGCCGTGCTGGTCCATGAGCGGGATCGGCTGGAGGATGTTGCCCAGGTGTTTGGACATCTTCCGGCCGTCCTCGGCGAGGATGTGGCCGAGGCACACGACGTTCTCGTAACTCGATTTGTCGAAGACGAGCGTGCCGATCGCCATCAGCGTGTAGAACCAGCCGCGGGTCTGGTCGATCGCCTCGGAGATGAACTGCGCGGGGTAGCGCGCCTCGAACAGCTCCTTGTTGCGGTACGGGTAGCCCCACTGCGCGAACGGCATCGAACCCGAGTCGTACCAGGCGTCGATGACCTCCTCGACGCGCGTGGCCCCGGCGCCGCACTCGGGGCACGCGAAGGTGACCGCGTCGATGTACGGGCGGTGCGGGTCCAGGCCCGACTGGTCGGTGCCGGTCAGCTCGCTCAGCTCGGCGAGGGAGCCGACGCACGTGAGGTGGTTGTCGGGGCAGCGCCAGACGGGCAGCGGGGTGCCCCAGTAGCGCTTGCGCGAGAGCGCCCAGTCGACGTTGTTCTTGAGCCAGTCGCCGAAGCGGCCGTGCTTGACGTTCTCCGGGTGCCAGTTGGTCTTCTCGTTCTCCTCCAGGAGGCGGTCGCGCACGGCGGTCGTGCGGATGTACCAGGAGGGCTGCGCGTAGTAGAGCAGCGCGGTGTGGCAGCGCCAGCAGTGCGGGTAGCTGTGCTCGTACGGGACGTGCTTGAAGAGCAGGCCGCGGGCCCTGAGGTCGGCGACGAGGTCCTCGTCGGCCTTCTTGAAGAACTGCCCGCCGACGAGCGGCACGTCCTCGGCGAAGGTGCCGTTGGAGCGGACCGGGTTGACGACGGGGAGACCGTAGGCGCGGCACACGCGCAGGTCGTCCGCGCCGAAGGCGGGGGACTGGTGGACGAGCCCGGTGCCGTCCTCGGTCGTCACGTACGTGTCGTTGACGACGTAGTGCGCGGCCTCGGGGAACTCGATCAGCTCGAAGGGGCGCCGGTAGGTCCAGCGCTCCATCTCGGCGCCGGTGAAGCGCTCGCCCGTCGCCTCCCAGCCCTCGCCGAGGGCCTTCTCCAGGAGCGGTTCGGCGACGAGGAGGCGCTCGGTGCCGTCCGTCGCGACGACGTAGGCGACCTCGGGGTGCGCGGCGACGGCGGTGTTCGAGACGAGCGTCCAGGGCGTCGTCGTCCACACGAGCAGCGCGGTGTTCCCGGCGAGCGGGCCGGAGGTGAGCGGGAGACGCACGTAGACCGAGGGGTCGACGACGGTCTCGTACCCCTGCGCCAGCTCGTGGTCCGAGAGGCCCGTCTCGTCCTTCGGGCACCACGGGGCGACGCGGTAGTCCTCGACGAGGAGGCCCTTGTCGAAGATCTGCTTGAGCGACCACCACACGGACTCGACGTACTCGGGGTCCATCGTGCGGTAGGCGTTCTCGACGTCGAGCCAGTAGCCCATGCGGGTCGTCAGCTCGGTGAAGGCGTCGGTGTGGCGGGTCACGGACTCGCGGCACTTCGCGTTGAACTCCGCGATGCCGTACGCCTCGATGTCCTTCTTGCCGGTGAAGCCCAGCTCCTTCTCGACGGCCAGCTCGACCGGCAGGCCGTGGCAGTCCCAGCCGGCCTTGCGGCCGACGTGGTAGCCACGCATCGTGCGGTAGCGCGGGAAGACGTCCTTGAAGACGCGCGCCTCGATGTGGTGCGCGCCCGGCATGCCGTTGGCGGTCGGCGGGCCCTCGTAGAAGACCCACTCGGGGCGGCCCTCGGACTGGGCGAGCGTCCTGGCGAAGGTGTCGCGCTCGCGCCACAGGTCGAGCACGTCGTGTTCGAGAGCGGGGAGGTCCACCTGGGCGGGGACGGGTCGGTACTGCGGCGGGGTCGTCATGGGGCTCGTTGCTCCTCCGGCGGATCTGCTGTTCCGTCGGAGGGACGAGAGCCGACGCGCTCCCGCGGTACCACCCTCCTTGGCCGCCGGGCGACTGCCCTGCGGCCCCCTCATTGGGTCCGCGAAGCCGGTTCTACGGCCGCGGGGCACTCACCCCTGGCTTTCCTCCGGCGGCTCCGGGGGTGATCTTCGCGACGCGCGTGCCCCCGGGCTTCCACCGTCCCCGGGTCGCTCCTGGCCGCTTCTCGGCGCTACTCGTCCCCATCCACACCTGTGTTTCGCTGCCGCAAGTGTACGGGTACGGGGTGGGCGGGCCGCCACGGCTCCACCCGGGCCCGCCCGCTCCCGGCCGGACGGGCGGCGGGGCCGCCGGGGGAGGGCGCACGGTGGCGCGTGGCGGACGGGCGGCGTGGCCCGTTGCCGTGCGGGGGATGTCGATTTATCGTCCCACCACCGTGTGTGCGGGGCTGTTTCGCGTACGCGGGGGCAGGAACGAGGAATATCGCAGGCCGGTCCGGTGCTGCGTCTGCGGCAAGCGGTACGACGAAGGTGATGGAGGAGATCGTGCCCACTACGCGCGGCGGAGCGACGGACCCCGCTGAACTGGCGGTACGGCCCGGCGAGGACCCCTGGACGGCTGAGGAGGCCGCCGAGGCGAGGCATGGCCTGGAACAGGAGATCGCCGGGCTGCGGGCCGAGCTGGAGACGGCCGAGGCGGACCTCGCGAGCCTGATGCGGGACTCCGCGGACGGGGCGGGGGACGACGAGGCGGACACCGGGACGAAGAACGTGACCCGGGAGCACGAGCTGGCGCTCGCCGCGGGCTCGCGGGAGCGGCTCGAACAGACGGAGCGGGCGCTGCTGCGGATGGACGCGGGGACGTACGGCGTGTGCGAGAACTGCGGGAAGCCGATCGGGAAGGCGCGGATGCAGGCGTTTCCGCATGCCATCTTGTGCGTGGACTGCAAGCAGAAGTCGGAGCGGCGCTGAGCCTCGGGGGGCCGGGCGGGAGGGGCCGGGGCTTCGCCCCGGGCCCCCTTTTCGGGGCTCCGCCCCGGGGCCGGTTCGGGGCTCCGCCCCGGGCCCCGCTCCTCAAGCGCCGGAGGGGCTGATTTTTCGGGGCCGGGCGGGGGTTCGGGCTTGTGACGTACTCTCGGAGCCGTTCGGTTCATCGGGTTTGAGGACGTCACGTGGCTGAGGCGGAGCGCACCATCGAGAGAGTCTCGTCCGAGCGTACGGGCAAGGGGCCGCGGCGCGTGCTCGCGTTGTTCGTGGTGGCCGTGCTCGTGTACGCCGTCGACCTCGTGAGCAAGCTGCTCGTGGTCGCGCGGCTGGAGGGGCACGGGGACGGGTCCGTGCAGGTCATCGGGGACTGGCTGCGGCTCACCGCGATCCGGAACTCCGGGGCGGCCTTCTCGATGGGCGAGGCGTACACGATCGTCTTCACGATCATCGCCGTCGGCGTCATCGTCGTGATCGCCCGGCTCGCCCGCAAGCTGCACAGCCTGCCCTGGGCCGTCGCGCTCGGGCTGCTCCTCGGGGGCGCCCTCGGGAACCTCACGGACCGCGTCTTCCGCTCCCCGGGCGTCTTCCGGGGCGCCGTCGTCGACTTCATCGCCCCCAAGGGCTACGCCGTCTTCAACCTCGCGGACTCCGCGATCGTGTGCGGCGGCATCCTCATCGTCCTGCTCTCCTTCCGCGGTCTCGACCCGGACGGCACCAGGCACCGTGACGAGAAGGCAGCCGAGGAAAAGGGCGAGGGCGAGGACGAGGAGAAGGGCCGGGCGGAGAGCGTGGGCGAGTAGCTCCCGTACCTGCCTTCCTCACCCGTCCGGCATACTCGACGGGTGAGCGCTATTCCCGAGGTCCGTACCCTTCCCGTCCCCGACGGCCTGGAGGGCGAGCGTGTCGACGCCGCCCTCTCGCGCATGTTCGGCTTCTCCCGCACCAAGGCAGCCGAGCTGGCGGCGGGCGGAAAGGTGCAGGTCGACGGCTCGGTGGTGGGCAAGTCCGAGCGGGTGCGCGGTGGGGCCTGGCTGGAGGTCGAGATGCCGCGGGCCGCCGCGCCCGTGCAGATCGTCGCCGAGCCCGTCGAGGGCATGGAGATCGTCCACGACGACGAGGACGTCGTGGTGATCATGAAGCCGGTCGGTGTCGCCGCGCACCCCAGCCCCGGCTGGACGGGCCAGACCGTCATCGGCGGCCTCGCCGCCGCCGGGTACCGCATCTCCACCTCGGGCGCCGCCGAGCGCCAGGGCATCGTGCACCGCCTCGACGTCGGCACCTCCGGGCTCATGGTGGTCGCCAAGTCCGAGCGCGCGTACACCTCGCTCAAGAACCAGTTCCGCGTCCGTACGGTCGACAAGCGCTACCACACGCTCGTCCAGGGCCACCCCGACCCGACGTCGGGCACCATCGACGCCCCCATCGGCCGCCACCCGCAGCACGACTACAAGTGGGCCGTGACCGCCGAGGGCAAGGCGTCGGTCACCCACTACGACCTCATCGAGGCGTTCCGCGCCGCGTCCCTCCTCGACGTCAAGCTGGAGACGGGCCGCACCCACCAGATCCGCGTGCACATGTCCGCGCACCGCCACCCCTGCGTCGGCGACCTCACCTACGGGGCCGACCCCACGCTCGCCAAGCGGCTCGGCCTCACCCGGCAGTGGCTGCACGCGGTCCGCCTCGGCTTCACCCACCCCGGCACGGGCGACTGGGTCGAGTACGCGAGCGACTACCCCGAGGACCTCCAGCGCGCCCTGGACCGGGTCCGTGCCGAGAGCCGCTGAGGAGGGCCCGATGAGCGCCGGGACACTCGCGGGCGGCACGCTGCCCGACGGCACCGCGTACGTCGTGCGGCGCGCGGAGAGCGACGAGGACCGCGCGGCGTGCTTCCTCGTGCGCAAAGAGGTCTTCGTCCAGGAGCAGGGCGTGCCCGAGGACCTGGAGTACGACGCGCTCGACGCGGAGGCCGCGCACGTCCTCGCGCTCGCCGAGGACGGCACCCCGCTCGGCGCCGGACGGCTCCTCCACGGCGAGGCCGCGTGGGAGCCGACCGGGCACACGGCGGGGGCGGGCTCGCTCGGGCGGCTCGCCGTGCGCGGCGCGGCCCGCGGCGGCGGGGTCGGGGCGGCGCTCGTCACCGGCATCGAGCGGCTCGCCGCCGGACTCGGGCTCACGAGCGTCGACCTGCACGCGCAGACCCACGCGCTCGGTTTCTACGAGCGGCTCGGATACGTGGCGTACGGGGGGACTTACCTCGAAGCCGGGATCAAACACCGGGCGATGCGGAAGGCTGTCTGAGGCCGGGGGCCACCGGCCACGCGAGCCCGGGGCCCGCCACCCACGTGTTCGGTAAAGAAACACCCATGGGAGGGTGGGGGTACCCCTCGGGGGGTGATTCCGGTGGGGATCGGTCCTGGTGGAGGGGTGGCCCGTACGACTGAGCCCCCTGGGAGGCCCCCGCCGTGGACCAACTGGCGCTGCTGATCCTGCTGCTGCTCGGAGCCGTGCTCACCGTGCCGCTCGGGGACAAACTCGGGCTGCCCGCCCCGGTGCTCATGACGCTCCTAGGGGTCGTCCTCGCGCTGCTGCCCTTCGTGCCGAACGTCAGCATCCCGCCCGAGTTCATCCTGCCCCTCGTCCTGCCGCCGCTGCTCTACGCGGCGGTGCAACGGACGTCCTGGCGCCAGTTCGCGGCGAACAGACGGCCCATCTTCCTGCTCGCCGTCGCGCTCGTCTTCGTCACGACGGCCGCCGTGGCCGCCGTGGCCAGCGCGATCGTCCCGGGCCTGCCGCTCGCCGCCGCCGTCGCGCTCGGCGCGCTCGTCGCGCCGCCCGATCCGGTCGCCGCGACCGCCGTCGCCGGCTCGCTCGGGCTGCCCCGCCGCCTCGTCTCCATCCTGGAGGGCGAGGGCCTCTTCAACGACGTCACCGCGATCGTGCTCTACCACGTCGCGATCGGCGCGGCGGTCGGCGGCAGCTTCTCGCTCCCCTCGGCCGTGGGTCTCTTCTTCCTCTCGGCCGCCGTCGCCGTCGCGGTCGGCCTCGCGCTCGGCTGGCTCACCAGCAAGCTCCTCGACTTCCTCGGCGACGCGACCCTCCAGACCGGCCTCACCCTCCTCGTCCCCTTCGTCAGCTACGTCCTCGCCGAGGAACTGC comes from Streptomyces sp. Tu6071 and encodes:
- a CDS encoding DivIVA domain-containing protein, which produces MPLTPEDVRNKQFTTVRLREGYDEDEVDAFLDEVEAELTRLARENEDLRAKLAAATRAAAQNQQQNMRKGPEQPERPQGPGPAAISGPPQGQQHPGQPQHPGQPQHPGQPQHPGQPQHPGQQQHPQQQHMGGPPQLPSGAPQLPSGPGGHGPQGPGPMGQGPMGGPQGPGPMGQMAPQGPGPMGQQGPGPMGQQGPGPMGQGPMGGPQGPMGQPQQQMVGPLGHGGPQLPQPGQGPGGDSAARVLSLAQQTADQAIAEARSEANKIVGEARSRAEGLERDARAKADALERDAQEKHRVAMGSLESARATLERKVEDLRGFEREYRTRLKSYLESQLRQLETQSDDSLAPPRVSSTPSLPPSPSPSMAPAGAPSFGGGHNGPGPMGGPTPPSAGPSYGGGQQQMSPAMTQPMAPVRPQAPQPMQQAPSPMRGFLIDEDDN
- the ileS gene encoding isoleucine--tRNA ligase, which produces MTTPPQYRPVPAQVDLPALEHDVLDLWRERDTFARTLAQSEGRPEWVFYEGPPTANGMPGAHHIEARVFKDVFPRYRTMRGYHVGRKAGWDCHGLPVELAVEKELGFTGKKDIEAYGIAEFNAKCRESVTRHTDAFTELTTRMGYWLDVENAYRTMDPEYVESVWWSLKQIFDKGLLVEDYRVAPWCPKDETGLSDHELAQGYETVVDPSVYVRLPLTSGPLAGNTALLVWTTTPWTLVSNTAVAAHPEVAYVVATDGTERLLVAEPLLEKALGEGWEATGERFTGAEMERWTYRRPFELIEFPEAAHYVVNDTYVTTEDGTGLVHQSPAFGADDLRVCRAYGLPVVNPVRSNGTFAEDVPLVGGQFFKKADEDLVADLRARGLLFKHVPYEHSYPHCWRCHTALLYYAQPSWYIRTTAVRDRLLEENEKTNWHPENVKHGRFGDWLKNNVDWALSRKRYWGTPLPVWRCPDNHLTCVGSLAELSELTGTDQSGLDPHRPYIDAVTFACPECGAGATRVEEVIDAWYDSGSMPFAQWGYPYRNKELFEARYPAQFISEAIDQTRGWFYTLMAIGTLVFDKSSYENVVCLGHILAEDGRKMSKHLGNILQPIPLMDQHGADAVRWFMAAGGSPWAARRVGHGTIQEVVRKTLLTYWNTVAFQALYARTSHWAPSAADPAPAERPVIDRWLLSELHKLTAGVTEALESYDTHRTGQLLSAFVDDLSNWYVRRSRRRFWQGDKAALRTLHEVVETVTRLMAPLVPFVTERVWQDLVVSVDASAPESVHMASWPEADSGAVDEELSRQMALVRRLVELGRATRAESGVKTRQPLSRALIAATGFETLGEELRAQIAEELNVAGLASLGEVGASLVDTSAKANFRALGKRFGKGVQAVAKAVADADAAALSASLRETGTATVLVDGAEVALSPEEVFLTETPREGWAVASEAGATVALDLEITEELRRAGLARDAIRLVQEARKNSGLDVADRIALRWTTQDPALAEALREHAALIADEVLATDYAEGEPTELYGKPFEDAGLGLTFALHKVG
- a CDS encoding TraR/DksA family transcriptional regulator; protein product: MPTTRGGATDPAELAVRPGEDPWTAEEAAEARHGLEQEIAGLRAELETAEADLASLMRDSADGAGDDEADTGTKNVTREHELALAAGSRERLEQTERALLRMDAGTYGVCENCGKPIGKARMQAFPHAILCVDCKQKSERR
- the lspA gene encoding signal peptidase II translates to MAEAERTIERVSSERTGKGPRRVLALFVVAVLVYAVDLVSKLLVVARLEGHGDGSVQVIGDWLRLTAIRNSGAAFSMGEAYTIVFTIIAVGVIVVIARLARKLHSLPWAVALGLLLGGALGNLTDRVFRSPGVFRGAVVDFIAPKGYAVFNLADSAIVCGGILIVLLSFRGLDPDGTRHRDEKAAEEKGEGEDEEKGRAESVGE
- a CDS encoding RluA family pseudouridine synthase produces the protein MSAIPEVRTLPVPDGLEGERVDAALSRMFGFSRTKAAELAAGGKVQVDGSVVGKSERVRGGAWLEVEMPRAAAPVQIVAEPVEGMEIVHDDEDVVVIMKPVGVAAHPSPGWTGQTVIGGLAAAGYRISTSGAAERQGIVHRLDVGTSGLMVVAKSERAYTSLKNQFRVRTVDKRYHTLVQGHPDPTSGTIDAPIGRHPQHDYKWAVTAEGKASVTHYDLIEAFRAASLLDVKLETGRTHQIRVHMSAHRHPCVGDLTYGADPTLAKRLGLTRQWLHAVRLGFTHPGTGDWVEYASDYPEDLQRALDRVRAESR
- a CDS encoding GNAT family N-acetyltransferase encodes the protein MSAGTLAGGTLPDGTAYVVRRAESDEDRAACFLVRKEVFVQEQGVPEDLEYDALDAEAAHVLALAEDGTPLGAGRLLHGEAAWEPTGHTAGAGSLGRLAVRGAARGGGVGAALVTGIERLAAGLGLTSVDLHAQTHALGFYERLGYVAYGGTYLEAGIKHRAMRKAV